From the Pseudarthrobacter sp. MM222 genome, one window contains:
- the panB gene encoding 3-methyl-2-oxobutanoate hydroxymethyltransferase has translation MATSISPDPSTPAEVAAPYGNGPAASSPGTAASAGTAPWDSARKPLAKIRTHHLHQAKLNGERFAMLTAYDQYTAEIFDQAGIEVLLVGDSASNNVFGNETSLPVTVDELIPLCRAVTRSARRALVVADLPFGSYEVSAQQAVATGVRFLKEGLAHAVKIEGGKFYAETVRAMVQAGIPVMAHIGFTPQSEHALGGYRVQGRGDDAQRLIDDAVALADAGAFSVLMEMVPAETAAAVDAAVAVPTIGIGAGNATTGQVLVWQDMAGLRGGKMAKFVKQYADLRTSLSDAATAYGEDVRSGQFPGPEHSF, from the coding sequence ATGGCCACAAGCATCAGCCCCGATCCCAGCACGCCCGCCGAAGTTGCGGCCCCCTACGGCAACGGACCGGCTGCCAGCTCTCCCGGGACAGCCGCCAGCGCGGGCACTGCACCTTGGGACTCCGCGCGGAAACCGCTGGCCAAGATCCGCACCCACCACCTCCACCAGGCCAAGCTCAACGGCGAACGCTTCGCCATGCTCACCGCTTACGACCAGTACACGGCGGAAATCTTCGACCAGGCCGGCATTGAGGTCCTCCTGGTGGGCGACTCGGCCTCCAACAACGTCTTCGGCAACGAGACAAGCCTCCCGGTGACCGTGGACGAGCTGATCCCACTATGCCGCGCCGTGACCCGATCGGCCCGGCGCGCCCTGGTGGTGGCGGACCTGCCCTTCGGCAGTTACGAGGTGTCCGCCCAGCAGGCGGTGGCGACCGGCGTGCGCTTCCTCAAGGAGGGCCTCGCCCACGCGGTCAAGATTGAGGGGGGCAAGTTTTACGCCGAGACCGTCCGGGCCATGGTCCAGGCCGGCATTCCCGTCATGGCGCATATCGGCTTCACCCCGCAGAGCGAGCACGCCCTCGGCGGCTACCGCGTCCAGGGCCGCGGCGACGACGCCCAGCGCCTGATCGACGACGCCGTCGCGCTGGCCGACGCCGGTGCGTTCAGCGTACTGATGGAAATGGTTCCGGCAGAGACGGCGGCCGCGGTTGATGCCGCGGTGGCGGTCCCCACGATCGGGATCGGCGCAGGCAACGCAACCACGGGCCAGGTGCTGGTGTGGCAGGACATGGCAGGCCTGCGTGGCGGCAAGATGGCGAAGTTCGTCAAGCAGTACGCGGACCTGCGCACCTCGCTGAGCGATGCCGCCACGGCCTACGGCGAGGACGTCCGCTCGGGCCAGTTCCCCGGCCCCGAGCACTCCTTCTAG
- the glnA gene encoding type I glutamate--ammonia ligase, with product MDRQQEFVLRTIEERDVRFVRLWFTDVVGSLKSVALAPAEVEGAFEEGLGFDGSSIEGLARVFESDMLAQPDPATFQILPWRGETEATSRMFCDILTPDGEPSAADPRNVLKRNLAKAADMGFTCYTHPEIEFYLLKSQAPGPDGAPVPVDEGGYFDHVPGGVAQDFRRTAVTMLESVGISVEFSHHEAGPGQNEIDLRYADALQTADNIMTFRTVIKEVALQQGTYATFMPKPFTAHPGSGMHTHFSLFEGDTNAFYEAGAEFQLSETARQFIAGILKHAPEFTAVTNQFVNSYKRLWGGGEAPSYLSWGHNNRSALVRVPLYKPGKGQSARIEYRGIDSAANPYLAYAVLLGAGLKGIEEGYQLPAAAEDDIWSLSSAERRAMGHDPLPASLHDAIRSMEESELMPQILGEQVFEHFLRNKRAEWQDYRLQVTPYELQRNLGIL from the coding sequence ATGGACCGCCAGCAAGAGTTTGTCCTGCGGACGATCGAAGAGCGCGACGTGCGGTTCGTGCGTCTGTGGTTCACCGACGTCGTGGGATCGCTGAAGTCGGTGGCGCTGGCCCCGGCCGAGGTGGAAGGCGCGTTCGAGGAAGGCCTCGGCTTTGACGGCTCCTCCATCGAGGGACTGGCCCGCGTCTTCGAATCCGACATGCTGGCCCAGCCGGACCCGGCCACCTTCCAGATCCTGCCCTGGCGTGGCGAGACAGAGGCGACGTCGCGGATGTTCTGCGACATCCTGACGCCCGACGGCGAACCCTCCGCGGCGGATCCGCGCAACGTGCTCAAGCGCAACCTGGCCAAGGCCGCGGATATGGGCTTCACCTGCTACACGCATCCCGAGATCGAGTTCTACCTGTTGAAGTCCCAGGCGCCGGGGCCCGACGGTGCGCCGGTACCGGTCGACGAGGGCGGCTACTTCGACCACGTCCCGGGCGGCGTGGCCCAGGACTTCCGCCGCACGGCCGTGACGATGCTCGAATCGGTGGGCATCTCCGTGGAGTTCAGCCACCATGAGGCCGGGCCCGGGCAGAACGAGATCGACCTGCGCTACGCGGATGCCCTGCAGACGGCGGACAACATCATGACGTTCCGGACCGTGATCAAGGAAGTGGCGCTGCAGCAGGGAACCTACGCCACCTTCATGCCGAAGCCGTTCACGGCCCACCCGGGCTCCGGCATGCACACCCACTTCTCGCTCTTCGAGGGCGACACCAACGCTTTCTATGAGGCCGGGGCCGAGTTCCAGCTCTCCGAGACCGCCCGGCAGTTCATCGCCGGCATCCTCAAGCACGCCCCCGAGTTCACCGCGGTGACTAACCAGTTCGTGAACTCCTACAAGCGCCTGTGGGGCGGGGGAGAGGCTCCGAGCTACCTGAGCTGGGGACACAACAACCGCTCCGCCCTGGTCCGGGTGCCGCTGTACAAGCCGGGCAAGGGCCAGTCAGCACGGATCGAGTACCGCGGCATCGACTCCGCGGCCAACCCTTACCTCGCGTACGCGGTGCTGCTCGGCGCCGGGCTCAAGGGCATCGAGGAGGGCTACCAGCTGCCCGCCGCGGCCGAGGACGACATCTGGTCGCTGAGCTCGGCCGAGCGCCGTGCCATGGGCCACGACCCGCTTCCGGCCAGCCTGCACGACGCCATCCGGTCAATGGAAGAGTCCGAACTCATGCCGCAGATCCTCGGCGAGCAGGTGTTCGAGCACTTCCTGCGCAACAAGCGGGCCGAATGGCAGGACTACCGTCTCCAGGTGACGCCCTACGAACTGCAGCGCAACCTCGGCATCCTCTAG
- a CDS encoding bifunctional [glutamine synthetase] adenylyltransferase/[glutamine synthetase]-adenylyl-L-tyrosine phosphorylase, translated as MSLARRLIAAGFSDLEKGERFLAAPELEGLDQDVLFAGLQLAANPDTALQSLVRLIEKHPALRKLAAADLETSEPLYRVLGASEALGEFLIRHPEHLDAFEVTASPEPRAADAAVLRARLLQSVRADPKSARPVAGLAGQEGYEALRTAYRRGLVELAVKDLCAADPLDFLPAAGAELADLAGAAIEAALAVSRAEAAGQFSAAEVADVGLAVIGMGKCGARELNYISDVDVIYVIDSGELEDSRANTIGTALATGISRAIMSIGREPGLWEVDANLRPEGKSGPLVRTLASHESYYARWAESWEFQALLKARTIAGDSALGARYEAAVAPLIWSSAGREGFVESVRSMRRRVTEHIPAEEERRQIKLGRGGLRDVEFTVQLLQLVHGKSDESLRHRDTTSAIAALSAGGYIGRSDAAEFDRDYRYLRLLEHRIQLFQLRRTHLMPVQEAALRALAKAVLGPFSSERPQPDALMAAWRKTKRSVRELHDRIFYRPLLNTAATLSSEEARLTPEAAQGRLAALGYLDPQGAMRHIEALTAGVSRRAALQRQLLPILLGWLADGVDPDGGLLAFRRVSEALGTTHWYLGLLRDSTAAAERLCHVLANSRLIADLLEVSPESVAWLGSDKELVPLSFEAQWQEIASKMSRHAEPESAMRLIRLIRRREILRTAIADSAGLLDQDQVGAALADTDRAAVLGALRVAETMVTAGEPLKTHVLVVAMGRQGGREIGYGSDADVMYVHRGLPGVPDEEAQNQAAQIVGRLSTLLTQPLKPAILAERVLMVDADLRPEGKSGPMVRSLESYAEYYRRWSLIWEAQALLRARPMAGDDELARDFVALIDPIRYPEELSGSDEREVRRVKARVEAERLPRGADPARHLKLGRGGLSDVEWLAQLIQLQHAGKHPELRTTTTVEALEAAARLGLLEEPDVEVLLRSWRLASRIRSANVIWTGRASDLLPSSRRDLEAVARWCGYGQGNAAELEEDYLRLSRRARGVFERVFYGQ; from the coding sequence GTGAGCCTGGCACGACGCCTCATAGCCGCCGGCTTCAGTGATCTGGAGAAAGGCGAACGGTTCCTGGCCGCCCCGGAGCTGGAGGGGCTCGACCAGGACGTCCTGTTTGCCGGGCTGCAGCTCGCCGCGAACCCGGATACCGCCCTGCAGTCGCTGGTCCGGCTGATCGAGAAGCACCCTGCCCTCCGGAAGCTGGCGGCGGCGGACCTGGAGACGAGTGAACCGCTGTACCGCGTGCTCGGCGCCTCCGAGGCGCTGGGCGAGTTCCTGATCCGCCACCCAGAGCACCTTGACGCCTTCGAGGTGACGGCCAGCCCGGAGCCCCGGGCAGCGGACGCCGCGGTGCTCCGTGCCCGTCTGCTGCAGTCCGTGCGGGCCGATCCGAAATCCGCCCGGCCGGTCGCCGGCCTGGCCGGACAGGAGGGGTACGAAGCCCTCCGCACGGCCTACCGGCGCGGCCTGGTGGAACTGGCGGTGAAGGACCTCTGCGCTGCCGACCCGCTGGACTTCCTCCCCGCCGCCGGAGCCGAGCTGGCCGACCTCGCCGGCGCCGCCATCGAGGCCGCCCTCGCCGTGTCCCGGGCCGAGGCCGCCGGGCAATTCAGCGCCGCCGAAGTGGCCGACGTCGGACTGGCCGTGATCGGCATGGGCAAGTGCGGCGCCCGCGAGCTGAACTACATTTCCGACGTCGACGTCATCTACGTGATCGACTCCGGTGAGCTCGAAGATTCCCGCGCCAACACCATCGGCACCGCCCTCGCCACCGGGATCTCCCGGGCGATCATGTCCATCGGCCGCGAACCGGGGCTGTGGGAAGTCGATGCGAACCTGCGGCCGGAAGGAAAGTCCGGGCCGCTGGTCCGGACCCTGGCCTCGCACGAGAGCTACTACGCCCGCTGGGCCGAGAGCTGGGAGTTCCAGGCCCTGCTGAAGGCGCGGACCATCGCCGGAGATTCCGCGCTTGGGGCGCGCTACGAGGCCGCCGTCGCGCCGCTCATCTGGTCCTCGGCCGGCCGCGAGGGATTTGTGGAGTCGGTCCGCTCCATGCGCCGCCGGGTTACCGAGCACATTCCCGCCGAGGAGGAGCGGCGCCAGATCAAGCTGGGCCGCGGCGGACTGCGCGACGTGGAGTTCACCGTCCAGCTGTTGCAGCTGGTGCATGGAAAATCGGATGAATCGCTGCGCCACCGCGACACCACGTCCGCTATCGCCGCGCTGTCCGCCGGCGGGTACATCGGCCGCTCGGACGCCGCCGAGTTCGACCGGGACTACCGCTACCTGCGGCTGCTCGAGCACCGGATCCAGCTGTTCCAGCTGCGCCGCACCCACCTGATGCCGGTCCAGGAGGCCGCACTGCGCGCCCTGGCGAAAGCAGTCTTGGGTCCCTTCTCCAGTGAGCGGCCCCAGCCTGATGCCCTGATGGCCGCATGGCGCAAGACCAAGCGCTCGGTCCGGGAGCTGCACGACCGCATCTTCTACCGCCCGCTGCTGAACACCGCCGCGACGCTCAGCAGCGAGGAGGCCCGGCTGACCCCGGAGGCCGCCCAAGGGCGGCTCGCCGCGCTCGGTTACCTCGACCCGCAGGGCGCCATGCGGCACATCGAGGCCCTCACGGCCGGAGTCAGCCGCCGCGCGGCACTCCAGCGGCAACTGCTGCCGATCCTGCTGGGATGGCTGGCCGACGGCGTCGATCCCGACGGTGGCCTGCTCGCCTTCCGCCGCGTCAGCGAGGCGCTAGGCACCACGCACTGGTACCTCGGCCTGCTCCGGGACTCGACCGCGGCCGCTGAGCGGCTCTGCCACGTCCTGGCCAACTCCCGGCTGATTGCCGATCTCCTCGAGGTGTCGCCGGAATCCGTGGCCTGGCTCGGCTCGGACAAGGAGCTCGTGCCCCTGAGCTTTGAGGCGCAGTGGCAGGAGATCGCTTCGAAGATGTCCCGGCACGCGGAGCCGGAAAGCGCGATGCGCCTGATCCGGCTTATCCGCCGCCGGGAGATCCTGCGGACCGCCATCGCCGACAGCGCGGGGCTGCTGGACCAGGACCAGGTCGGCGCGGCCCTCGCCGACACCGACCGCGCGGCGGTGCTGGGGGCTCTGCGGGTGGCGGAAACCATGGTCACGGCCGGGGAGCCGCTCAAGACGCACGTGTTGGTTGTCGCCATGGGCCGGCAAGGCGGGCGCGAGATCGGCTACGGTTCGGACGCCGACGTCATGTACGTCCACCGGGGCCTGCCGGGGGTGCCCGATGAGGAGGCCCAGAACCAGGCCGCCCAGATTGTCGGCCGGCTCTCCACCCTTCTGACCCAGCCGCTGAAACCGGCCATCCTGGCCGAACGCGTGCTGATGGTCGACGCCGACCTGCGGCCCGAGGGCAAGAGCGGCCCGATGGTGCGCTCCCTGGAGTCCTACGCCGAGTACTACCGCCGGTGGTCGCTCATCTGGGAAGCCCAGGCCCTCTTGCGTGCCCGCCCGATGGCCGGTGACGACGAGCTGGCCCGCGACTTCGTGGCCCTCATCGACCCCATCCGCTACCCGGAGGAGCTCTCCGGGAGCGACGAACGCGAAGTCCGGCGCGTCAAGGCCCGGGTCGAGGCCGAACGGCTGCCGCGCGGGGCGGACCCTGCCCGCCACCTCAAGCTCGGCCGCGGCGGCCTGAGCGACGTCGAATGGCTGGCCCAGCTGATCCAGCTCCAGCACGCGGGCAAGCATCCGGAACTGCGGACCACCACCACGGTGGAAGCGCTGGAGGCGGCGGCCCGTCTGGGCCTGCTGGAGGAACCGGACGTCGAAGTCCTGCTCCGCTCCTGGCGGCTGGCGAGCCGGATCCGGTCGGCCAACGTGATCTGGACCGGCCGGGCCTCGGATCTGCTGCCGTCCTCGCGCCGCGATCTCGAGGCGGTGGCGCGCTGGTGCGGCTATGGACAGGGCAACGCGGCGGAGCTCGAGGAGGACTACCTGCGCCTCAGCCGGCGCGCCCGGGGCGTGTTCGAACGGGTTTTCTACGGTCAGTGA
- a CDS encoding VOC family protein, which produces MAKQMFLNLPVKNLDKTVEFFTALGFSFNPDFTDENATCMIVNDGAFVMLLVEEYFRTFTSKSIADAGSTTEAILSFSLESREAVDEMVRKALSSGGTPSQEAQDYGFMYTHSFQDPDGHQWEVFWMDPAGPPKDAAL; this is translated from the coding sequence ATGGCCAAGCAAATGTTCCTGAATCTTCCCGTCAAGAACCTCGACAAGACGGTGGAATTTTTCACCGCGCTGGGGTTTTCCTTCAACCCTGACTTTACCGATGAAAATGCCACCTGCATGATCGTCAACGACGGCGCTTTTGTGATGCTGCTGGTGGAGGAGTACTTCCGAACCTTCACCTCGAAGTCGATCGCCGACGCGGGCAGCACCACCGAGGCCATTCTGTCCTTCTCGCTGGAGAGCCGCGAGGCGGTGGACGAAATGGTCCGCAAGGCCCTGTCCTCCGGCGGGACCCCGTCCCAGGAGGCCCAGGACTACGGCTTCATGTACACGCACAGCTTTCAGGACCCTGACGGCCACCAGTGGGAAGTCTTCTGGATGGACCCGGCCGGACCGCCCAAGGATGCGGCCCTGTAG
- a CDS encoding GNAT family N-acetyltransferase — protein MAENVWLLPLKDLDDDARAIKLGEIAELEVAEDQGRFVGDPLRMMLIALEEESRHPFAVDSDGAAVGVLTLQAGAASLAGWPDDDSVWLLRGFLIDRRHQGKGLGTSAADAAVRAAAKLTAALGGDQTGVVLSVNEVNPAGRAAYRKAGFEDRGQYLGGDSGPQRTMYRAF, from the coding sequence ATGGCTGAAAACGTGTGGCTGCTGCCGCTGAAGGACCTCGACGACGACGCCCGCGCCATCAAGCTGGGGGAGATCGCGGAGCTGGAAGTGGCGGAGGACCAGGGCCGCTTCGTCGGGGATCCGCTGCGGATGATGCTGATCGCGCTGGAAGAGGAATCCCGCCATCCGTTTGCGGTGGACTCCGACGGGGCGGCCGTGGGCGTGCTGACGCTGCAGGCCGGTGCCGCCAGCCTCGCCGGGTGGCCGGACGATGACTCGGTATGGCTGCTCCGCGGCTTCCTGATTGACCGGAGGCACCAGGGCAAGGGCCTTGGGACCAGCGCCGCGGATGCCGCCGTCCGGGCCGCCGCCAAACTGACGGCTGCCCTCGGCGGGGACCAGACCGGCGTCGTGCTTTCCGTCAACGAAGTCAATCCGGCCGGCCGGGCCGCCTACCGAAAGGCCGGGTTCGAGGACCGGGGCCAGTACCTTGGCGGCGACTCCGGCCCGCAGCGGACCATGTACCGGGCCTTCTGA
- a CDS encoding AsnC family protein, giving the protein MKTLIGSMDGKGPAEALYAVAELHKELARTETEVVLRARQAGLSWEAIATCLGVSKQAVHKKYGKR; this is encoded by the coding sequence GTGAAGACATTGATCGGTTCGATGGACGGCAAGGGCCCCGCGGAGGCTCTGTACGCGGTTGCGGAGCTCCACAAGGAATTGGCCCGCACCGAGACGGAAGTCGTGTTGCGCGCACGGCAGGCCGGACTGTCGTGGGAGGCCATCGCAACCTGCCTTGGCGTGAGCAAGCAGGCGGTGCATAAGAAGTACGGCAAGCGATGA
- the glnA gene encoding type I glutamate--ammonia ligase has translation MFKTADEVLKFIKDEDVRFVDIRFTDLPGVQQHFNVPAKSVDADFFVNGQLFDGSSIRGFQGIAESDMQLIPDVTTAFLDTFRLEKTLALNFSIVNPRTGDPYHRDPRGVAEKAEAYLASTGIADTAFFAPEAEFFVFDNVQYQSSPQGSFYKIDSEEAHWNTGREEEGGNLGYKTPIKGGYFPVSPTDKQADLRDAMCIALDEAGLEVERSHHEVGSAGQAEINYKFTTLTHAADDLQKFKYVIKNTADAWGKSVTFMPKPVFGDNGSGMHCHQSLWNGGEPLFYDEKGYAGLSDMARWYIGGLLKHSSAVLAFTNPTVNSYRRLVKGFEAPVNMVYSQGNRSAGIRIPITGSNPKAKRIEFRAPDPSSNPYLAFAAQLMAGIDGIRNRIEPPAPIDKDLYELPAEEAKDIPKAPGTLEEALDALAEDNEFLQAGGVFTQDLIDTWIEYKYENEIRPLSLRPNPYEFELYYGV, from the coding sequence ATGTTCAAGACTGCGGACGAAGTCCTCAAGTTCATCAAAGACGAAGACGTACGATTCGTCGATATCCGCTTCACCGACCTCCCCGGCGTTCAGCAGCACTTCAATGTGCCCGCCAAGAGTGTTGACGCGGACTTCTTCGTCAACGGCCAGCTTTTCGACGGATCCTCCATCCGCGGCTTCCAGGGCATCGCCGAGTCGGACATGCAGCTCATCCCGGACGTCACCACGGCCTTCCTCGACACGTTCCGCCTGGAGAAGACCCTTGCGCTGAACTTCTCGATCGTGAACCCGCGGACCGGCGACCCCTACCACCGCGATCCCCGCGGCGTGGCCGAGAAGGCAGAGGCCTACCTCGCGTCCACGGGCATCGCTGACACCGCGTTCTTTGCGCCGGAGGCCGAGTTCTTCGTCTTCGACAACGTGCAGTACCAGTCGTCCCCGCAGGGCAGCTTCTACAAGATCGATTCCGAGGAAGCCCACTGGAACACGGGCCGCGAAGAAGAAGGCGGAAACCTCGGCTACAAGACCCCCATCAAGGGCGGTTACTTCCCGGTCTCCCCCACCGACAAGCAGGCCGACCTCCGCGATGCCATGTGCATCGCCCTGGACGAGGCCGGCCTTGAGGTTGAGCGCAGCCACCACGAGGTGGGCTCCGCCGGCCAGGCCGAGATCAACTACAAGTTCACCACGCTGACGCACGCGGCAGATGACCTGCAGAAGTTCAAGTACGTCATCAAGAACACCGCCGACGCCTGGGGCAAGTCCGTCACGTTCATGCCGAAGCCGGTCTTCGGTGACAACGGCTCGGGCATGCACTGCCACCAGTCGCTGTGGAATGGCGGCGAGCCGCTGTTCTACGACGAGAAGGGTTACGCCGGCCTGTCCGACATGGCCCGCTGGTACATCGGGGGCCTGCTGAAGCACTCCTCGGCCGTGCTTGCGTTCACCAACCCGACGGTGAACTCCTACCGCCGCCTGGTCAAGGGCTTCGAAGCTCCGGTCAACATGGTTTACTCGCAGGGCAACCGCTCGGCCGGTATCCGCATCCCGATCACGGGTTCCAACCCGAAGGCCAAGCGCATCGAATTCCGCGCTCCGGACCCCTCGTCCAACCCGTACCTGGCCTTCGCTGCCCAGCTGATGGCCGGCATCGACGGCATCCGCAACCGCATCGAGCCGCCCGCTCCGATCGACAAGGACCTCTACGAGCTCCCCGCCGAGGAAGCCAAGGACATCCCGAAGGCTCCGGGCACGCTCGAGGAGGCCCTGGATGCCCTCGCCGAGGACAACGAGTTCCTGCAGGCCGGCGGCGTCTTCACCCAGGACCTGATCGACACCTGGATCGAGTACAAGTACGAGAACGAGATCCGTCCGCTCTCGCTGCGCCCGAACCCGTACGAGTTCGAGCTGTACTACGGCGTCTAG
- a CDS encoding RDD family protein, translated as MVDRKDIGSWLSGPDTSGISKYPGERLGLPEAGPGSIARAGRRILAICIDWGIALLISNYAFAGNPWATLAVFAAEQALLIGTLGYSIGHRILGIHVVRIGGGPAGPLPALVRSLLLCLVVPAVIFDPDQRGLHDKAMNTVLVRM; from the coding sequence GTGGTTGATCGCAAAGACATAGGCTCATGGCTCAGCGGGCCGGACACGTCCGGCATCTCGAAGTACCCGGGGGAGCGGCTGGGCCTGCCCGAGGCCGGCCCCGGCTCGATCGCCCGCGCCGGCCGCCGTATCCTTGCCATCTGCATCGACTGGGGCATTGCCCTGCTCATCAGCAACTACGCCTTCGCCGGGAACCCGTGGGCCACGCTGGCGGTGTTCGCCGCAGAGCAGGCGCTGCTGATCGGCACGCTCGGCTACAGCATCGGGCACCGCATCCTGGGGATCCACGTGGTCCGGATCGGCGGCGGCCCCGCAGGTCCACTGCCTGCCCTGGTCCGCAGCCTGCTCCTGTGCCTCGTGGTCCCCGCCGTCATTTTCGACCCGGACCAGCGCGGCCTGCACGACAAGGCCATGAACACGGTGCTGGTCCGGATGTAA
- a CDS encoding DUF3817 domain-containing protein, protein MKLPSTPAAIRVFRVLAVAEACSWAALLVGMFFKWVTRTTELGVEIAGPVHGAFFLAYGVTALVLWRLQRWPFRVALFAGFSAVVPFATVWFERWAGRRGFLTPAAAAGQPVEETVGV, encoded by the coding sequence ATGAAACTGCCCTCCACGCCGGCCGCGATCCGCGTCTTCCGCGTCCTCGCCGTCGCCGAGGCCTGCAGCTGGGCCGCCCTGCTGGTCGGCATGTTCTTTAAATGGGTCACCCGGACCACGGAGCTGGGCGTGGAAATTGCCGGGCCAGTCCACGGGGCGTTCTTTCTCGCCTACGGCGTTACCGCCCTGGTCCTCTGGCGGCTGCAGCGCTGGCCGTTCCGGGTGGCGCTGTTCGCCGGGTTCTCCGCCGTCGTTCCGTTTGCCACCGTGTGGTTTGAACGCTGGGCAGGCCGACGCGGATTCCTCACGCCGGCAGCAGCGGCCGGGCAGCCAGTCGAGGAAACCGTGGGCGTTTAG
- a CDS encoding DUF4191 domain-containing protein encodes MANSSDSSTSTPAADAPKRGLFSRKPKVAKVKKPSRLKQIGEVFQMTRRHDPMVPWLMLLAFLGVVAVSLLVGFLLENWITGLIIGIALGVLAATLILSRRAERAAFAQIENQPGASGAALGTLKRGWIVEEQPVAVNPRTQDAVFRAIGRPGVVLVSEGPTARVKPLVDAERKRLARILPNVTIHVIETGRGEGQVPISQVAKKMNKLKNELTKIEVNAVSKRISSLGSRLPIPKGIDPYKARPDRKASRGR; translated from the coding sequence ATGGCGAATTCCTCTGATTCCAGCACGTCCACTCCGGCTGCCGACGCTCCGAAGCGCGGCCTCTTCTCCCGTAAGCCCAAGGTAGCGAAGGTCAAGAAGCCGAGCCGGCTGAAGCAGATCGGCGAGGTCTTCCAGATGACCCGGCGCCACGATCCGATGGTGCCGTGGCTCATGCTGCTGGCCTTCCTGGGTGTCGTGGCTGTCAGCCTTCTGGTCGGCTTCCTGCTGGAAAACTGGATCACCGGCCTGATCATCGGCATCGCCCTCGGTGTCCTTGCCGCCACCCTGATCCTGTCCCGCCGGGCGGAGCGCGCCGCCTTCGCGCAGATTGAAAACCAGCCCGGTGCCTCCGGTGCGGCCTTGGGCACGCTCAAGCGGGGTTGGATCGTCGAAGAGCAGCCGGTCGCCGTGAACCCGCGGACCCAGGATGCCGTCTTCCGCGCCATCGGCCGGCCTGGCGTCGTGCTGGTCAGCGAAGGCCCCACTGCCCGGGTGAAGCCGCTGGTCGACGCCGAACGCAAGCGACTCGCGCGGATCCTGCCCAATGTCACCATCCACGTGATTGAAACCGGCCGCGGCGAAGGCCAGGTGCCGATCAGCCAGGTCGCCAAGAAGATGAACAAGCTGAAAAACGAACTGACCAAGATCGAGGTCAACGCCGTGTCCAAGCGCATTTCATCGCTCGGAAGCCGCCTGCCGATCCCGAAGGGCATCGATCCCTACAAGGCCCGCCCGGACCGCAAGGCCTCCCGCGGACGCTAG
- the lipA gene encoding lipoyl synthase has product MTLAPEGRKMLRIEQRNAATPVERKPEWIKAKVQMGPEFVQLKNLVKKEGLHTVCEEAGCPNIFECWEDKEATFLIGGSECTRRCDFCQIDTGKPSPVDMFEPTKVARSVQAMQLRYATVTGVARDDLADEGVWLYAETVRKIHELNPGTGVELLIPDFSGKPEHIAAICDSKPEVFAHNVETVPRIFKRIRPAFRYDRSLDVITQGRKLGMVTKSNLILGMGETREEISEALRDLHEAGCDLITITQYLRPSERHLPVDRWVKPQEFVDLQHEANEIGFLGVMSGPLVRSSYRAGRLWATAMRKKGWEIPAELAHIESSGSTRQEASSLLAAHS; this is encoded by the coding sequence GTGACACTGGCACCAGAAGGCCGGAAGATGCTGCGTATCGAGCAGCGAAATGCGGCCACACCGGTGGAACGTAAGCCGGAATGGATCAAGGCCAAGGTCCAGATGGGCCCGGAGTTCGTGCAGCTCAAGAACCTGGTCAAGAAGGAGGGCCTCCACACTGTCTGTGAAGAGGCCGGCTGCCCCAACATCTTCGAGTGCTGGGAAGACAAGGAAGCGACCTTCCTGATCGGCGGGTCCGAATGCACCCGCCGCTGCGACTTCTGCCAGATCGATACCGGCAAGCCCTCCCCGGTGGACATGTTCGAACCCACCAAGGTGGCCCGCTCCGTCCAAGCCATGCAGCTGCGCTACGCCACGGTCACCGGAGTGGCCCGCGACGACCTCGCCGACGAGGGCGTCTGGCTCTACGCCGAAACGGTCCGCAAGATCCACGAGCTCAACCCGGGCACCGGCGTCGAACTCCTGATCCCGGACTTCTCCGGCAAACCGGAGCACATCGCGGCGATCTGCGACTCCAAGCCCGAGGTGTTCGCCCACAACGTCGAGACCGTCCCGCGGATCTTCAAGCGCATCCGGCCGGCGTTCCGCTACGACCGCTCCCTGGACGTGATCACGCAGGGCCGCAAGCTGGGCATGGTGACCAAGTCCAACCTGATCCTGGGCATGGGCGAAACGCGTGAGGAAATCTCCGAGGCGCTGCGGGACCTGCACGAGGCCGGCTGCGACCTGATCACCATCACCCAGTACCTGCGCCCGAGCGAGCGGCACCTGCCGGTGGACCGCTGGGTCAAGCCGCAGGAATTCGTTGACCTCCAGCACGAAGCCAACGAGATCGGCTTCCTCGGCGTCATGAGCGGTCCGCTGGTGCGGTCCTCCTACCGCGCCGGCCGGCTCTGGGCCACCGCGATGCGCAAGAAGGGCTGGGAAATCCCCGCCGAGCTCGCGCACATCGAAAGCTCCGGCAGCACCCGCCAGGAAGCCAGCTCACTGCTCGCGGCACACTCCTGA